The following proteins are encoded in a genomic region of Oncorhynchus gorbuscha isolate QuinsamMale2020 ecotype Even-year linkage group LG11, OgorEven_v1.0, whole genome shotgun sequence:
- the LOC123989460 gene encoding cortexin-3 — protein MREGEPFTSPLSLLHSAGGQRLSSSSSSSVAATALVAAMTLEQKTTFALVLFLFGVLLILIVRCFRILLDPYRSMPTSTWADGLDGLEKGQFDYTLA, from the coding sequence ATGAGGGAGGGTGagcccttcacctctcctctctccctgctgcacTCTGCCGGAGGACAGCGCCtctcctcgtcctcttcctcaTCAGTGGCCGCTACTGCCCTTGTCGCCGCCATGACCCTGGAGCAGAAGACCACCTTCGCCCTGGTCCTCTTCCTCTTCGGTGTCCTCCTCATCCTAATCGTGCGGTGCTTTCGCATCCTGCTGGACCCCTACCGCAGCATGCCCACCTCCACCTGGGCAGACGGCCTGGACGGGCTGGAGAAGGGCCAATTCGACTATACACTGGCATAG